In one Triplophysa dalaica isolate WHDGS20190420 chromosome 9, ASM1584641v1, whole genome shotgun sequence genomic region, the following are encoded:
- the LOC130429236 gene encoding sialate:O-sulfotransferase 1, with protein sequence MAKPFYRLQRFLRRTQLLFLFLGVAYIMAGSVLLLQRHGLVVSQRGTSSYFPSPSLPSPPRSLEAPALRTVYGIMGNRLTVKGMGYQGGLSADNTGPHWLISRNQEIRHLRRRWFHSLMSEQEMSRVEKVTPKRKIRHKGTYIGCFLDDAKDRALKGMVFYDFRRMTSTLCQDTCTESGYQFAGLEYGSECYCGNRITSARMKEEECNLDCKGEKGSICGGVSRLTVYKVEEVLPGQRRYRNVRYRGCFRKPDEAGTASLVHVVQPNLTSQWCIETCMDQEFPLAMVSKPDCYCGYTTPHFTLHEPVREELCASDNSSTSTQSSHHVFLQVYQTPVQDSRCTDKKFLPEKSSTLVALSSFPGAGNTWVRHLIELATGYYTGSYYFDGTLYNRGFKGEKDYWKSGRTICVKTHESSQRDVEMYDSAIVLIRNPYRSLMAEFNRKCAGHLGYASDQHWKSKEWPEFVGSYASWWVSHVLDWLHYGNKLLVVHYEDLQESLVPTLRTITSFLNISVSEERLLCAECNKDGHFKRSGARRPAFDPFTRDMKRLIDGYITAVDQALRASNYTGLPQEYLPR encoded by the exons ATGGCCAAACCTTTCTACAGGCTTCAGCGCTTCCTGCGACGGACTCAACTGCTCTTCTTGTTCCTCGGTGTAGCCTACATCATGGCAGGAAGCGTCCTCCTCCTCCAGAGACATGGCTTGGTGGTGTCACAACGTGGGACGAGCAGTTACTTTCCATCGCCATCTTTGCCGTCTCCTCCCAGGTCCCTGGAAGCCCCTGCCCTACGAACGGTTTATGGAATAATGGGCAACCGGCTTACCGTGAAGGGGATGGGCTACCAAGGTGGTCTTTCGGCGGACAACACTGGACCGCATTGGCTGATCTCACGAAACCAGGAGATCCGCCACTTGAGACGACGCTGGTTCCACAGCCTGATGTCTGAACAGGAAATGTCCAGAGTGGAAAAAGTAACCCCAAAGAGAAAAATCAGACACAAAG GCACGTATATTGGCTGCTTTCTGGATGATGCTAAGGACCGGGCCCTCAAAGGAATGGTGTTCTATGACTTCAGGAGAATGACCAGCACCTTGTGTCAGGACACCTGTACGGAAAG CGGGTACCAGTTTGCCGGCCTTGAATATGGGTCCGAGTGTTACTGTGGCAACCGCATCACAAGTGCTCGGATGAAAGAGGAGGAGTGTAATTTGGACTGCAAAGGCGAGAAGGGCTCCATCTGTGGAGGCGTGTCTCGTCTGACTGTTTACAAGGTGGAGGAGGTTCTTCCTGGCCAGAGGAGAT ACAGAAACGTCCGCTATCGGGGGTGCTTCAGAAAACCTGACGAGGCGGGAACGGCTTCTCTGGTCCATGTGGTTCAGCCCAACCTCACCTCCCAGTGGTGCATTGAAACCTGCATGGATCAG GAGTTTCCTCTGGCTATGGTCAGTAAACCAGACTGTTACTGTGGCTACACCACCCCTCACTTCACCCTCCACGAGCCGGTGAGAGAAGAGCTCTGTGCCTCTGATAACAGCAGTACATCCACCCAGAGTTCCCATCATGTCTTTCTCCAGGTCTATCAGACACCCGTTCAAG ATTCTAGATGCACGGACAAGAAGTTTCTGCCGGAGAAGTCAAGCACGCTGGTGGCTTTATCCAGTTTTCCCGGGGCTGGGAATACCTGGGTCAGGCACCTGATCGAGCTCGCCACAGGCTACTACACAGGCAGTTACTACTTTGATGGCACCTTGTACAACAGAG GCTTCAAAGGTGAGAAAGATTACTGGAAGAGCGGACGAACCATCTGTGTGAAGACGCACGAAAGCAGCCAACGGGACGTGGAAATGTATGACTCAGCCATCGTGTTGATAAGAAACCCCTACCGCTCGCTTATGGCCGAGTTTAACCGCAAGTGTGCCGGGCATCTCGGTTACGCTTCTGATCAACACTGGAAGAGCAAGG AGTGGCCAGAATTCGTTGGTAGTTATGCGTCCTGGTGGGTGTCTCACGTTTTGGACTGGCTACATTATGGTAACAAACTTCTTGTGGTGCATTATGAGGACCTCCAGGAGTCATTGGTGCCCACGTTACGAACCATCACTTCATTTCTCAACATCAGCGTCAGTGAAGAACGTCTACTTTGCGCTGAATGCAACAAGGACGGTCACTTTAAACGCTCGGGTGCACGGCGACCCGCTTTTGACCCCTTCACCCGGGATATGAAACGGTTGATTGATGGTTACATCACAGCTGTGGACCAGGCCCTCAGAGCCAGCAACTATACGGGATTACCACAAGAATACCTGCCAAGATGA